The sequence ATGAGGGCGCAGCCCAAGGCCAGCCACTTGATGCAACGGCGCAACGGTATTGCGGCGGGCGCGGCGTGTCGGCCGTGGAGGACTGCGATGGTGCGCTCCTGCGAAGGGGACATGAAAGGGCGATGCTACCGCAATGGGCGGCGGCCCGCCAAGCGTGCTGACAGGGGGGGCGCTGCTCCCTAGGCTGCCGCGACCATGGAGCAAGCACCCTTCACCACCCTCGGTCTGCCCGAGCCGCTGATGCGCGCCATCGACGATCTCGGCTTCACCGCCATGACCCCGATCCAGCAGCTGGTGCTGCCGCGCACCCTCAAGGGAGAGGATGTCGCTGCCCAAGGGCGCACCGGTACCGGCAAGACGGCGGCCTTCCTCATCACCATCATCCACCGTCTGCTCACCCGGCCGCCGAAGCGTGGACGCAAGCCGCACCATCTGCGCGCGGTGGTGCTGGCGCCGACGCGGGAGCTGGTCATCCAGATCGGCAAGGACGCCGCAGCCCTGCTCAAATATACCGACCTGCGCTGCCACACCGTCTACGGCGGGGTCGATTACGACAAGCAGCAGCGGGGGTTTGAAGGGGGCGTGGATCTGCTCATCGGCACTCCCGGCCGGTTGATCGACTACCACAAGAAGCGCTGTTTCTCGCTGAGCAAGTGCGAGGTGGCTGTGATCGACGAGGCCGATCGCATGTTCGATCTCGGCTTCATCCGCGATCTGCGCTATGTGATGCGTCGTCTGCCGCCGTTCGACCGGCGTCAGGCGCTCCTCTTCTCGGCGACGCTCTCCTACCGGGTGATGGAGCTGGCCTACGAGCACATGAACAACCCGGAGAAGCTGCGCGCCGAGGAGGGGGACATCACGGCGGTCGGGGTGCGCGAGAGCCTGTACCACACGGCGATGGAGGAGAAGCTGCCGCTGCTCATCCACCTGCTGCGTCGCCACGAGGTGCGCCGCGGCATGATCTTCGTCAACGAGAAGCGCACCGGCGAGCGGGTGGCGCGCAGGCTGGCCCAGTACGGCTTCAAGGTCGGCATCCTCTCCGGCGATGTACGGCAGAAGCGGCGGATGCGCATCCTGCAGGATTTCACCGCCGGGCGGCTCCATCTGCTGGTGGCCACCGATGTCGCCTCGCGCGGCATCCATGTCGACGACGTCACCCATGTGTTCAACTACGATCTGCCCGAGGATCCCGAGAACTATGTCCACCGCATCGGTCGCACGGCGCGTGCGGGCAACGAGGGGGTGGCGATCTCCTTCTCCTGCGAACGGTTCTGTTTCGGTCTGCCCGATATCGAGGGGCTGATCGGCCATTCCATCCCGGTGGAGGTGGTCGATCCCGCCTGGCTGGAGGTGGGGCCGCCGGTCGATCGGCGGGCGACCGCCGTGGGGCTCAAGCGCGAGGATCGCGCCGAGAGGCGCGACGGCGGCGACAGGAAGAAGAGCGGCGGAGGCAGGCCGTCGCGCCGGAGAGGATCGGGTGGAGGCCGTCGCGGCAGAGCGGCCGGAGGGTGATCCCCGCCTGAGCCTGGCCCGGCGCTGGCTCGGGGGGGTGCTCGGGTCCGTGCCGCGATTGGAACCGTTGGCCGGGGATGCCTCCTTCCGCCGCTACTTTCGGCTGCGGATGGCGGAGGGCGCGTTCGTGCTGATGGACGCGCCGCCCGATCGCGAATCGGTCGCCCCCTTTCTGCGTGTGCGCCGCTGGCTGGAGGGGGGCGGCGTGCGGGTGCCGCACCTGATCGCGCAGGATGGCGACGCCGGATTTCTGCTGCTGGAGGACTTCGGCGACCGCACCTGGGCCCGGGCGCTGGAGGAGGGGGCGTCGGTCGCGCCGCTGCTGCAGGCGGCGATGGAGCAGTTGTTGCGGCTGCAGCGGCTCGATCCGGCGGCGGCAGGGCTGCCTAGTTTCGATGTGACGCGCATGCAGCGCGAATGCGCGCTCTATCTGGACTGGTATCTGCCCTATCTGTGCGACCGGCGGCCGGACGAGACCGAACGGGCCCGCTTCTTCGCCGCGCTGGAGCCGCTGCTGCGTCGGATCGCGTCGCAGCCGTATGTGCCGGTCCACCTCGATTTCCACTCGCGCAATCTGATGGATGTTTCGCAAGAAGACGGTGCTCCGGTGCTCGGGGTGATCGACTTCCAGGATGCGGTGCGCGGCCCGCTGACCTACGACCTCGCCTCACTGCTCTACGACTGCTACCAGGATTACGGCGAGGAGCAGGCA comes from Zetaproteobacteria bacterium and encodes:
- a CDS encoding DEAD/DEAH box helicase, with protein sequence MEQAPFTTLGLPEPLMRAIDDLGFTAMTPIQQLVLPRTLKGEDVAAQGRTGTGKTAAFLITIIHRLLTRPPKRGRKPHHLRAVVLAPTRELVIQIGKDAAALLKYTDLRCHTVYGGVDYDKQQRGFEGGVDLLIGTPGRLIDYHKKRCFSLSKCEVAVIDEADRMFDLGFIRDLRYVMRRLPPFDRRQALLFSATLSYRVMELAYEHMNNPEKLRAEEGDITAVGVRESLYHTAMEEKLPLLIHLLRRHEVRRGMIFVNEKRTGERVARRLAQYGFKVGILSGDVRQKRRMRILQDFTAGRLHLLVATDVASRGIHVDDVTHVFNYDLPEDPENYVHRIGRTARAGNEGVAISFSCERFCFGLPDIEGLIGHSIPVEVVDPAWLEVGPPVDRRATAVGLKREDRAERRDGGDRKKSGGGRPSRRRGSGGGRRGRAAGG